The following DNA comes from Micromonospora chokoriensis.
CCAGATCGCCGAGGAGGCCGGTCTGCCGGTGGTGATCGCCGGTTCCGGTCCGGAGGAGACCGCTCTGCGACGTGCAGCCGAGCGGGTCAGGGTGCCGGTGACGTTCGAGGTGCGTCCTTCGAAGGAGCGTCTGCGCCAACTCTACTGGGGGGCGAGGGCCCTGTTGTTTCCCGTGCACGAGGATTTCGGCATCATCCCGGTCGAGGCTCAGGCCTGCGGGACCCCGGTCGTGGGTCTGCGCCGAGGTGGCCTGCTGGAGACCGTGGTCGACGGGGAGACCGGCTTCCTCATCGACTCCCAGGAGCCGCGTAGCTTCGCTCCGCTGGTGCACCGGCTGACGGAGCTGTCGCAGGACCGTGTCCGGTCACACGCCAGCGGGTTCTCGGAACAGCAGTTCGCGGCGCGGATGACGGCCTGGATCGCCGACGCCGGAGTCTGAGTGCCACCGGCGACGGATGTGCGTGCCGCGGGGCACGCACATCCGTGCCGAGGCTAGAAGACGAGCACGTCCCGCAGGTAGGTGGCGATCCGGCGTAGCTGATTCGCCTCCTGCATCGGACCGGTCAGCCGCAGGACGATCTGTCGATCGACGACGCCGTCCGGGCCGCCACGGTAGTAGGCGACGACGACCAGACCGTGTCGCTGCTCGCCGTCGACGTTGAGCAGCGCCTCACCGAAGGTCGCGGACTGACCGCTTCGAATCCACCGCGTGCCCCATGCCTCCTCGGCCATTCGCATGGCGGTCTGCCGGCGCTCGTCACACGGCTGAGGACAGTTCCGGACGATCAACTCACCGCCCATCGTCGACTCTCCGGATGCCGCCCGGCCGCAGTTGTACTTGACGAAGCCCTCGGCCTGGCCCGCGATCGTGCAGTTCCAGTCCAGTGGAACCTTGACCGGGAAGCCGAGCCCTTCAAGGTTCGCCAACGTGCGTACGTTGTCCCGCTCGGTGAACGTCGGCCACTGGGCCGGCCACTTGCCGCCCTGCGGCGGCTCGGTGCCTGGCGACTGCGGTGGCGTGGCGGGCATCGGTGGCGGCACGGGGCTGCTGCTGGTGGCCACGTCCGTGGGCTTGTCGTCCGAGCCCCTCATGAACGCCAGAGCGCCGGCACCGGCGAGTACCACCAGGACCAGCGCGGCGATCCCGATCCAGAGGCCGGTGCGCTGGGGCTTCGGCGCGGACGGGGCGATGCGGCGGGTGGGTGAGGAGAACGCGTCGCCGCCCGGCCCGCTCGTCGGCATCGGGAACGCCGGCGGCGCGGAGGTCACGCCGGCCGGCGAGGTGGGTGCGCCGGAGACGGGGTGCGGGGACGCGGACACCAGTTGGCTCGGGATCGGCGCGGCCTGCACGGCCCACGGTGCGGGCGGCCCACCGGAGACGGGCTGCGGCGGGGCGGACACGGGGGGCGCGGACACCGCAGGCGGCGCGGAGAACGGGGGCGCGGACGACGGCGGGGCGGACGACGGGGGCGCGGAGGTCGGTGGGGCGCTCGTCGGCGCGGGGGTGTAGTCGACACCGAGGGCCCGGAACAGTTTCTCCGCGCCGGGGCCGACCTCCGCCGCGTAGGCCACCCAGGGCGCGGCGGCGGAGAAGTCGGCGTACGTGTAGGGGGTGGGGTCGGCCGACTGGGCCAGCAGGTCGGCGGCTCCGGAGAAGGCCTCGCGCCATCCGGCGGTGGCGGCGACGGTGGCGTCGAGCACTGCCACCGTGACGAAGCGGCCCTGCTCGTCGATGGCTGCCCAGGCCTTGCCCACCGGTGACCCGCCGAGAGCGTGCGTGAACCTGTAGGGGCCTTCCGGCTGCATGCGCACTCCTCCGTTGAACCGCCGTGCGGATAGTACCGACCGCCGTCCAGCCGGACCGGCCCCGGTTGGTCCGCTTCGATGAACGGGCCTGTGCTTGCTTCGTGAAAGTTTCTATGCATAGAGTCAGCTCATGAATGAAGGAGCTGTCGAGGCGCCCGCTGACCGGGTGCTCGACCTGTTCCAAGGGGTACGACTCACCCCCACCCAGCGACGGATCGCGCACTGCCTGGTGCAGCACGCACCCGCCGTGGCGTATCTGTCCGCCGCCGAGGTCGCCGACCTCGCCGGGGTCAGTCAGCCGTCGGTCACCCGGTTCGCCGTCGCGCTCGGGCACGACGGTTATCCGGCGCTGCGCCGCCGGCTGCGCGACCTCACCGCCGGCACACCGGGCGGGTCGACGGACGCCGGCAACGAACTCCAGCAGGCGGTACGCGCGGAGATGGGCAACCTGGACCGGCTCGCCGGTCAGCTCGCCGACCGGGACCGGATCGCCGAGACCGGGCGGCTGCTCGCCGAGAGCCGTCCGCTGCCGGTGCTGGGACTGCGCGCCGCCGCGCCGCTGGCCGCGTACTTCGCCTACTTCGCGGCGAAGGTGCACCCGGACGTACGGGTGCTCGACGACGGCGGGAGCCTGCTCACCGATCGGCTGGAGCAGGCGGCCGAGGCCGGCGCGTCCGCGCTGCTCGCCTTCGTCCTGCCCCGCTATCCCCGGGAGACCCTGGACGCGCTGCGCGACGCGCGCGCCGCCGGGCTGACCGTGGTGGCGATCACCGACTCACCGGTCAGCCCGGCCACCGAGCACGCCCACGTGGTGCTGCCCGCCGCGGTCGGCGCGCAGCTCGTGTTCGACCTGCACACCGCACCGATGACCCTGGCCATGGTGCTGTTGCAGGCGATCTGCGACGCCGCGCCGGCCGACACCCAGCGCCGACTGGAGGCGTTCGAAGCCTCCGCGGCCCGCCGACAGTTGTTCCTCGGATGACCGGAGGAGAGCCAGAGATGACCAAAACCATCCGTGCCGCACGGGGCAGCCGGCTCACCACCCGCGGGTGGCAGCAGGAGGCCGCCCTGCGGATGTTGATGAACAACCTCGATCCCGAGGTGGCCGAACGCCCCGACGACCTGGTGGTCTACGGCGGCACGGGGAAGGCGGCGCGGGACTGGCCGTCGTACCACGCTCTGGTCCGCACGCTCACCGACCTGCGCGAGGACGAGACGATGCTGGTGCAGTCGGGCCGCCCGGTCGGCGTGATGCGCACCCACGAGTGGGCACCCCGGGTGCTGCTGGCCAACTCCAACCTGGTCGGCGACTGGGCGACCTGGCCGGAGTTCCGCCGCCTGGAGCAGCTCGGCCTGACCATGTACGGGCAGATGACCGCCGGTTCGTGGATCTACATCGGCACGCAGGGCATCCTCCAGGGCACCTACGAGACGTTCGCGGCGGTGGCCGCCAAGCGGTTCGGGGGCACCCTCGCCGGCACGTTGACGTTGACCGCCGGCTGCGGCGGGATGGGCGGCGCACAGCCCCTCGCGGTCACCATGAACGACGGCGTCTGCCTGATCGTGGACGTCGACCGCACCCGGCTCGACCGTCGGGTGCACGACCGCTACCTCGACGAGGTCGCCGACTCCCTGGACGACGCGGTCGCGCGGGTCCTCGCCGCGAAGCGGGACCGCTGGGCGCTGAGCGTCGGGGTGGTCGGCAATGCCGCGGAGGTCTTCCCGGAGCTGCTCCGTCGGGGCGTCGAGATCGACATCGTCACCGACCAGACCAGCGCGCACGACCCGCTGGCGTACCTGCCGGTGGGGGTCGAGCTGGCCGAAGCCCGGGACTACGCCACGGCGAAGCCGGTCGAGTTCACCGATCGGGCCCGGGCGTCGATGGCGAGGCACGTCGAGGCGATGGTCGGCTTCCTCGACGCCGGTGCCGAGGTGTTCGACTACGGCAACTCGATCCGGGGCGAGGCGCAGCTCGGCGGCTACCAGCGCGCCTTCGACTTCCCCGGCTTCGTGCCGGCGTACATCAGGCCGTTGTTCTGTGAGGGCAGGGGCCCGTTCCGGTGGGCGGCGCTCTCCGGCGACCCGGCCGACATCGCGGCCACCGACCGGGCGATCCTGGACCTGTTCCCGGAGAACGAATCGCTGGCCCGTTGGATCAGGCTGGCCGGTGAGCGGGTCGCCTTCCAGGGCCTGCCGGCCCGGATCTGCTGGCTCGGCCAGGGCGAACGGGACCGGGCGGGCGTGCGGTTCAACGACATGGTCGCCTCCGGTGAACTCTCCGCGCCGGTGGTGATCGGCCGGGACCACCTGGACACCGGCAGCGTCGCCAGCCCGTACCGGGAGACCGAGGGCATGGCCGACGGCTCCGACGCGATCGCCGACTGGCCGCTGCTCAACGCCCTGGTGAACACCGCCAGCGGCGCGTCCTGGGTGTCGATCCACCACGGCGGTGGCGTCGGCATCGGCCGGTCGATCCACGCCGGGCAGGTCTGCGTGGCGGACGGCACCGCCCTGGCCGGTCAGAAGATCGAGCGGGTGCTCACCAACGACCCGGCCATGGGCGTGATCCGGCACGTCGACGCCGGCTACGACAGCGCCCGCGAGGTCGCCGACCGTACCGGCGTCCGCATCCCGATGACCGAGGGCGGCGACTCGTGACCGGCGACCTCTCCGCCCGGTTCCGGGCCCTGTGGGACGAGATCGCGCCGATCGGCCGGGACGCCGACAGTGGCGGCTACCTGCGGTACGCGCTGACCGCGCCGGAGCTGGAGCTGCGCACCTGGTTCCGCGCTCAGGCCGAGCGTCGCGCCATGCCGGTCACCGAGGACGGCAACGGCAACCTCTTCGCCCACTG
Coding sequences within:
- a CDS encoding MurR/RpiR family transcriptional regulator; translation: MNEGAVEAPADRVLDLFQGVRLTPTQRRIAHCLVQHAPAVAYLSAAEVADLAGVSQPSVTRFAVALGHDGYPALRRRLRDLTAGTPGGSTDAGNELQQAVRAEMGNLDRLAGQLADRDRIAETGRLLAESRPLPVLGLRAAAPLAAYFAYFAAKVHPDVRVLDDGGSLLTDRLEQAAEAGASALLAFVLPRYPRETLDALRDARAAGLTVVAITDSPVSPATEHAHVVLPAAVGAQLVFDLHTAPMTLAMVLLQAICDAAPADTQRRLEAFEASAARRQLFLG
- the hutU gene encoding urocanate hydratase, coding for MTKTIRAARGSRLTTRGWQQEAALRMLMNNLDPEVAERPDDLVVYGGTGKAARDWPSYHALVRTLTDLREDETMLVQSGRPVGVMRTHEWAPRVLLANSNLVGDWATWPEFRRLEQLGLTMYGQMTAGSWIYIGTQGILQGTYETFAAVAAKRFGGTLAGTLTLTAGCGGMGGAQPLAVTMNDGVCLIVDVDRTRLDRRVHDRYLDEVADSLDDAVARVLAAKRDRWALSVGVVGNAAEVFPELLRRGVEIDIVTDQTSAHDPLAYLPVGVELAEARDYATAKPVEFTDRARASMARHVEAMVGFLDAGAEVFDYGNSIRGEAQLGGYQRAFDFPGFVPAYIRPLFCEGRGPFRWAALSGDPADIAATDRAILDLFPENESLARWIRLAGERVAFQGLPARICWLGQGERDRAGVRFNDMVASGELSAPVVIGRDHLDTGSVASPYRETEGMADGSDAIADWPLLNALVNTASGASWVSIHHGGGVGIGRSIHAGQVCVADGTALAGQKIERVLTNDPAMGVIRHVDAGYDSAREVADRTGVRIPMTEGGDS